CGCATTCGCTGGCACTGTGCACGCGCGCAGCCCGCGAACTGGGCGCGCGCGCCGTGCTGGTCGCGCTCGCCGACATGCCGCGCGTTACTGCGGCGCATGTCTGGCGGCTGCTGGACGAAGCCGATGGCCCCGATGCAGTGGTCGCATCAAGCGACGGCCACGCCCCCTGCCCGCCCGCGCTGTTCGGCGCGAGCCATTTCGATGCGCTCGAATCGCAACAGGGCGACCAGGGCGCCCGCGCGCTGGTCCGCGCGGGGCATCACGTCATCGCCTCGCCCGCCGAGCTGGTGGATATCGATACGCCCGGGGATCTGGCCGCGCTGCGGGAAAAATACGGCGTGGATTGAATCAG
This genomic interval from Sphingosinithalassobacter tenebrarum contains the following:
- a CDS encoding nucleotidyltransferase family protein; protein product: MRAEDVVLMLLAAGRSRRFGDTDKLEQHFLHQPLAFHVVTALEAVPFQARVAVVSGTSLDFAARGYRVVHNDTPESGQSHSLALCTRAARELGARAVLVALADMPRVTAAHVWRLLDEADGPDAVVASSDGHAPCPPALFGASHFDALESQQGDQGARALVRAGHHVIASPAELVDIDTPGDLAALREKYGVD